A single genomic interval of Spinacia oleracea cultivar Varoflay chromosome 6, BTI_SOV_V1, whole genome shotgun sequence harbors:
- the LOC110792500 gene encoding scarecrow-like protein 6: MMRAMPYNLQGKGVAELSGLISQISSSLPPNWKTLDNFQEQQQQQQISEGEEDDEEEDFEKQAALNIPKKLKLKLKQKQISATQTSSVDSEPTSTLDTTSPPTSTSTLSSSFTNGQHSGNKDISAGVADPSCARKEDWPSELNDLHQGSDNVTAASSAGERLGGGSGGGGGGIGLEDWDALFPTGDGALLPWIIGDAEDPSLGLKHLLQSGTIVDYEGNAGLGDVDQGPGFDTHSMSPPRNQPQLLPHHPLAVVGNEGNGGSANFVSFIGSEFGNNGKIGLISPNCSSGVSNNGGLNTTNSLILGSIPANFQHQFEVGDEKPQIFNPQLVMNQQQAQSPGNPSFFMPPWSYCQLDQHLLQPPTKRHNPGVVLDPNLVSKNPFHDQGHDLLMRKQQVGFQQFPMGLPPQLVPPHLQQKQMMVPKLNHQQQHQHQHQHQQHFPLPGLQHQHQLQEQAIKDQLFKAADLILTGNFSLAQEILARLNHQLSLPAKPLIRAALYVKEALQMLLLTGNPVAAPPSKTLTPYDVVHKMNAYKLFSEVSPITQFTNFTCTQAILEALDDADAIHIIDFDVGCGAQWASLIQELPLRKRGAPSLKITALAPSSSHPFELGLIRENLMQFANDIGIAFDLQVVNLDLFDPSSCSLPNFRTSEDESIAVSIPIWSSSNRPSMLPPILEFIKQCSPKIVVSLDRVFDRCDVPFPQHLVHTLDWCTNFLESLDGLNVASDIVNKVEKFFVQPRIENTVLGRVHFPEKMSHWKNLFASAGFSPMQFSNFTETQADYVVKRTPGRGFHVEKRQASLVLSWQRRELVAASAWRY; encoded by the exons ATG ATGCGAGCTATGCCCTACAATTTGCAAGGAAAGGGCGTGGCTGAGCTTTCTGGTTTAATTTCACAAatctcttcttctcttcctcctAATTGGAAGACGTTAGACAATTTCCAggaacagcaacagcaacagcagatTTCTGAAGGGGAAGAAGACGACGAGGAAGAAGATTTCGAAAAACAAGCAGCTCTTAACATTCCCAAAAAGCTAAAGCTAAAGCTAAAGCAAAAGCAAATCTCGGCAACTCAAACTAGTTCTGTTGATAGTGAACCCACATCTACTCTGGATACTACCAGCCCTCCCACCTCCACATCTACTCTATCCTCTTCCTTCACCAACGGACAACACTCCGGCAACAAGGATATATCTGCCGGTGTGGCGGACCCCTCATGTGCCCGCAAAGAGGATTGGCCCTCCGAGCTTAACGATCTCCACCAAGGATCTGATAATGTCACTGCTGCTTCTTCTGCCGGAGAGAGACTTGGTGGTGGTTCTGGCGGCGGCGGTGGAGGGATTGGTTTGGAAGATTGGGACGCCCTCTTTCCAACTGGGGATGGAGCTTTACTGCCTTGGATCATTGGAGACGCCGAAGACCCTAGTTTGGGTTTGAAGCATCTTTTACAATCTGGTACTATTGTTGATTATGAGGGTAATGCTGGTCTTGGTGATGTTGATCAAGGCCCTGGTTTTGACACCCACAGTATGTCACCGCCGCGAAACCAGCCCCAACTGCTACCGCACCATCCTCTTGCTGTTGTTGGTAATGAAGGAAATGGGGGTTCTGCTAATTTTGTCAGCTTTATTGGGTCTGAATTCGGTAATAATGGAAAGATTGGTTTAATTTCACCCAATTGTTCATCTGGGGTTTCCAACAATGGGGGGTTAAATACTACAAACAGTTTGATTTTAGGTTCAATTCCTGCTAATTTCCAGCATCAGTTTGAGGTTGGTGATGAAAAGCCACAGATTTTCAACCCCCAATTGGTGATGAACCAACAGCAGGCTCAGAGTCCTGGAAACCCTAGCTTCTTCATGCCCCCATGGAGTTACTGTCAGCTGGACCAGCATCTGCTTCAACCACCTACCAAGCGCCATAATCCTGGTGTTGTTTTAGACCCGAATCTTGTCTCCAAGAACCCGTTTCATGATCAGGGTCATGACTTGTTGATGAGAAAACAGCAGGTGGGTTTCCAGCAGTTCCCCATGGGCTTACCTCCGCAGTTGGTTCCTCCACATCTCCAGCAGAAGCAAATGATGGTGCCTAAACTAAACCATCAACAgcaacatcaacatcaacatcaacatcaacaaCATTTCCCATTGCCCGGCCTTCAGCATCAGCATCAATTGCAAGAGCAGGCTATAAAAGACCAGCTCTTTAAGGCGGCAGACCTGATTCTAACTGGGAATTTCTCACTCGCGCAAGAGATATTGGCGCGGCTCAATCACCAGCTCTCCCTCCCGGCTAAGCCCCTTATCAGGGCTGCTTTGTATGTGAAGGAAGCTCTACAAATGCTCCTTCTGACGGGCAACCCAGTTGCAGCTCCTCCGTCAAAGACCCTAACCCCTTATGATGTCGTTCATAAGATGAATGCCTATAAGTTGTTTTCTGAGGTCTCACCTATCACCCAGTTTACGAATTTCACTTGCACACAAGCCATTCTTGAGGCTCTTGATGATGCTGATGCTATTCATATCATTGACTTCGATGTTGGTTGTGGTGCTCAATGGGCTTCCTTGATTCAAGAACTTCCCTTGAGGAAACGAGGTGCCCCATCCCTCAAAATTACAGCTTTAGCTCCCTCCTCAAGTCACCCATTTGAACTCGGTCTAATTCGTGAAAACCTTATGCAATTTGCCAATGATATCGGTATTGCTTTTGACCTTCAAGTTGTCAATTTGGATTTGTTTGATCCGTCTTCGTGCTCCCTGCCCAATTTTAGAACCTCAGAGGATGAGTCAATTGCTGTTAGTATCCCCATTTGGTCTTCATCGAATCGCCCATCCATGCTTCCACCAATCCTCGAGTTCATTAAGCAGTGCTCCCCCAAAATTGTGGTATCTTTGGATAGAGTGTTTGATCGTTGTGATGTTCCTTTTCCACAACATCTTGTCCATACACTTGACTGGTGTACGAATTTCTTGGAGTCACTTGATGGTCTCAACGTAGCCTCAGATATTGTAAACAAGGTTGAGAAGTTTTTTGTCCAGCCTAGGATTGAAAACACTGTATTGGGGAGAGTCCATTTTCCTGAAAAGATGTCACATTGGAAGAACCTGTTTGCATCAGCTGGCTTTTCACCAATGCAGTTTAGCAATTTCACAGAAACACAGGCTGACTATGTGGTAAAGAGAACTCCAGGGAGGGGATTTCACGTTGAGAAGCGGCAAGCATCCCTTGTTCTAAGTTGGCAGAGGCGGGAACTTGTGGCAGCTTCGGCATGGAGGTATTGA